Within Caldanaerovirga acetigignens, the genomic segment AATGGCGCACCGACAGAATGCTCAGGAAATTGGAGGCTTTACTAATAGCGGCCGACAAGGAGCACATTTTCATCATATCAGGCAGCGGAGAAGTGGTAGAACCTGACGACGGTATAGCAGCAATAGGATCGGGAGGGCCTTATGCCCTTGCCGCTGCTAGAGCGCTTTCGCAATATACGGATTTACCTCCTGAAAAAATTGTCCAAGAAGCACTAAAAATAGCAGCGGATATATGCGTTTACACGAACGATTACATATCAGTGGAGGTTCTCTAAGGAGGGAAAGGATTTTGGAAGACTTAACCCCAAGAAAGATCGTTGAAGAACTGGACAAATACATAGTTGGCCAGCAGGAAGCCAAACGGTGCGTGGCCATTGCGCTTCGAA encodes:
- the hslV gene encoding ATP-dependent protease subunit HslV, translated to MFSATTIVALVNQKGAAMAGDGQVTFGQNTIMKHHAKKVRKIYNGQVLAGFAGSVADAVTLFEKFESKLEEFHGNLVRAAVELAKEWRTDRMLRKLEALLIAADKEHIFIISGSGEVVEPDDGIAAIGSGGPYALAAARALSQYTDLPPEKIVQEALKIAADICVYTNDYISVEVL